acaacacaaccagtcattcacccattcacacacacattcacacactggtggggatgagctacaatgtagccacagctgccctggggcgcactgacagaggcgaggcttccgagcactggcgcctccagtccctccgaccaccaccagcaggcaacgtgggttaagtgtcttgcccaaggacacaacgacagcaacagactgagcgggactcgaaccagcaaccttccgattacggggcgagcacttaactcctgtgccaccgtcgccccgtgtTGATGGAATCTTTTGTAATAATTATTTTTTCCTCTTCGCTCGTGGTtcaggggccacaaagagggggcccgtGGACCACctactgaataccgcagctatatGCTGGACAACACGTGACCAAAAGTCAAAATCTTATACAAGCAACTGTTGACATGTACAAATATATCTGAATGAATTAGGgaatttcctgttacatgttctaaCATTTAAGACATCCAACCATAAACATTTTTGGACATTGACACCACGTGACAATGCTTGATgggatgtttcagtataaccctcCTTCCAAAAACACTTGATTGCTCTTCATcttttctcactatattcttttaTAGTGCACCTTCAAGTTTTGTCCtttgtgtgtttggatgttaacctGAGGAACTGATTGCACTAACAAATCTATGAACAAGTCTTtgcttattttaatcagcaaatatatttatatgtactttattttgctgggtGGATGGGGAAAGTGGTTATTTAACACTGCTCGGTCATAAACTGGTTTAAATGTGTTGGTTGGCTGATTGGGTACTAAAACTCAAGCTATGCAAGCTGACTGAAGCTTGCAAACCAAAGCTTTGGGGCTTTGCTGGTCCACCACGGTCAAAGAAAGTTCCCCAGCAGAGCGAGCTGTCGGCCGGGAAAAAGCTGCCACTGCAGCAGAGTGTAACTTCACAAGCAGCCAGGGCTCCCAGCACCTCTTTTAGTCCATATTAGAGCTCCACAAGTGACCAGCACAAATACAGCTCTGAACAGAGGCCAGGTGGCTGCACAGTCCAACTGCCTTGGAAGTTCTGTCTTGTTTCAGGAGTTACCTCGAGCTAGTTAAATTACGCTCATCTCAAGCACTACCTCTTCACCCATTTTTGAATGTCTGGGTGTAACATCCAAAATATCAGTAGTGAAACTTCTTTTCAATCATTTAGAAATATGAGAAACAGGCCTTAATTCATTAAATATCCATTACCATTATATGATCAAGACCCAACATTGGTTGTTGATGCTACAAATAGTTCACATCAATAAAATTACACCAAATTAAACCAAATATTTATTCAAACAGTAATGAGCCCATGACTGGACCAGTGAGTGAAATCTATTTCTGCAACCAGGGCCAGTGGTGGGGTGGCCGCGTCGGGAACGTCATGGGCCCGTGGTGGGGTGGCCGCGTCGGGAACGTCATGGGCCCGTGGTGGGGTGGCCGCGTCGGGAACGTCATGGGCCCGTGGTGGGGTGGCCGCGTCGGGAACGTCATGGGCCCGTGGTGGGGTGGCCGCGTCGGGAACGTCATGGGCCCGTGGTAGGGGGGCCGCGTCGGGAACGTCATGGGCCCGTGGTAGGGGGGCCGCGTCGGGAACGTCATGGGCCCGTGGTAGGGGGGCCGCGTCGGGAACGTCATGGGCCCGTGGTAGGGGGGCCGCGTCGGGAACGTCATGGGCCCGTGGTAGGGGGGCCACATGTACAAATGTGAGGCCACTTCTCCCTGAGCTGGTTCCAATCCTACAAGCTGGGCTGTTGCAGAGCTCTGATCATATGTAGTTCTGTTGACCACACTGCATGCAGCAGCAGTAGAGTTACCACATTGTACAAGCGTCACATTTGTTTCCCTTTTTACTTTGGGGAGTGGAACTGTAATAAAATGAGAAAATTTAGTTTTTACATGCAGGACTTTAATAGCCCTTCCAAGACCAGTAACATCTCTTCATTACAAATTTTTTTAGAGACTTGGCATAACTTGACCTCCAGTTTTTTATGCAGGTCATTCAGATTGGTGAAGCCAGATGAGGTGAGCTAGACCAGTAGGGTTTTACAGAAACTCACCTTTGGCCCCTTTCTCCAGGACAGAAAACAGCTTCTTCAGAGCAGAGTCGCTTGGGAACAGGcctgtaaaccaaaataaagttAGTGTCAGAAGGAAATTCTTAAGCAACTCTTATTACTGGTTTCCACACCTTCCCGTTTAACCTGCAGCTCGTCACCAGCTCTCAGATTTTTGGGTCCATCTAATGAAGAACCTACAAAAAGCACATAATACATAAAAATGTATGATAGCACATCTTCTAATATAAGGTGATCAGGATCTTGATACTGAAACTCTATTTTATTAACATCTTATTAAATTCCAAACCTTGACCCAGTAACACAATCTGCAGTAACACAAGGAGCACCCCAACTGCTGCCATGGTTCTGGTCTGAATCAACACAGCTTACCTGACAGG
This Nothobranchius furzeri strain GRZ-AD chromosome 16, NfurGRZ-RIMD1, whole genome shotgun sequence DNA region includes the following protein-coding sequences:
- the LOC139063435 gene encoding uncharacterized protein yields the protein MAAVGVLLVLLQIVLLGQGSSLDGPKNLRAGDELQVKREGLFPSDSALKKLFSVLEKGAKVPLPKVKRETNVTLVQCGNSTAAACSVVNRTTYDQSSATAQLVGLEPAQGEVASHLYMWPPYHGPMTFPTRPPYHGPMTFPTRPPYHGPMTFPTRPPYHGPMTFPTRPPYHGPMTFPTRPPHHGPMTFPTRPPHHGPMTFPTRPPHHGPMTFPTRPPHHGPMTFPTRPPHHWPWLQK